In Symphalangus syndactylus isolate Jambi chromosome 14, NHGRI_mSymSyn1-v2.1_pri, whole genome shotgun sequence, one DNA window encodes the following:
- the PRPSAP1 gene encoding phosphoribosyl pyrophosphate synthase-associated protein 1 isoform X3 → MELLIMAYALKTACARNIIGVIPYFPYSKQSKMRKRGSIVCKLLASMLAKAGLTHIITMDLHQKEIQGFFSFPVDNLRASPFLLQYIQEEIPNYRNAVIVAKSPDAAKRAQSYAERLRLGLAVIHGEAQCTELDMDDGRHSPPMVKNATVHPGLELPLMMAKEKPPITVVGDVGGRIAIIVDDIIDDVESFVAAAEILKERGAYKIYVMATHGILSAEAPRLIEESSVDEVVVTNTVPHEVQKLQCPKIKTVDISLILSEAIRRIHNGESMAYLFRNITVDD, encoded by the exons ATGGAGTTGCTCATCATGGCTTATGCACTGAAGACTGCCTGTGCCAGGAATATTATTGGGGTCATCCCCTACTTCCCCTACAGCAAGCAGAGCAAGATGAGGAAAAGGGGTTCCATTGTGTGCAAGCTCCTAGCATCCATGCTGGCGAAAGCAG gttTAACTCACATTATCACTATGGATCTTCATCAAAAGGAAATACAAGGCTTTTTCAGCTTTCCCGTGGACAACCTTAGAGCCTCACCTTTCCTGCTTCAGTatatccaggaagaa ATTCCAAATTACAGAAATGCAGTCATTGTAGCTAAGTCTCCTGATGCCGCAAAGAG GGCCCAGTCCTATGCGGAGAGACTGCGTCTGGGTTTGGCCGTCATCCACGGGGAAGCTCAGTGCACGGAACTGGACATGGACGATGGTCGTCACTCCCCGCCTATGGTCAAAAACGCTACTGTGCACCCAGGCCTGGAGTTGCCGT tGATGATGGCCAAAGAGAAGCCACCGATAACTGTAGTTGGAGATGTTGGAGGCCGCATTGCAATCATCGTG GATGACATTATTGATGATGTGGAGAGTTTTGTTGCTGCCGCGGAGATCCTGAAAGAGAGAGGCGCCTATAAGATCTATGTCATGGCCACCCACGGCATCCTGTCTGCAGAGGCCCCCCGCCTGATTGAGGAGTCCTCCGTAGACGAG GTGGTGGTGACGAATACTGTCCCTCATGAGGTTCAGAAGCTGCAGTGTCCCAAGATAAAGACTGTGGATATCAGTTTGATTCTTTCTGAAGCCATTCGGAGAATCCACAATGGAGAGTCCATGGCCTACCTTTTCCGAAACATCACTGTGGATGACTAG
- the PRPSAP1 gene encoding phosphoribosyl pyrophosphate synthase-associated protein 1 isoform X2 translates to MLGPGQKVGNTWGHYRGRLLLPRRRLGAELGKSVVYQETNGETRVEIKESVRGQDIFIIQTIPRDVNTAVMELLIMAYALKTACARNIIGVIPYFPYSKQSKMRKRGSIVCKLLASMLAKAGLTHIITMDLHQKEIQGFFSFPVDNLRASPFLLQYIQEEIPNYRNAVIVAKSPDAAKRAQSYAERLRLGLAVIHGEAQCTELDMDDGRHSPPMVKNATVHPGLELPLMMAKEKPPITVVGDVGGRIAIIVDDIIDDVESFVAAAEILKERGAYKIYVMATHGILSAEAPRLIEESSVDEVVVTNTVPHEVQKLQCPKIKTVDISLILSEAIRRIHNGESMAYLFRNITVDD, encoded by the exons GCGCCTTGGTGCTGAACTGGGGAAGTCTGTTGTGTATCAAGAGACCAATGGAg aaacaagAGTTGAAATAAAAGAATCTGTTCGTGGCCAAGATATTTTCATTATACAGACAATACCCAG AGATGTGAATACAGCTGTGATGGAGTTGCTCATCATGGCTTATGCACTGAAGACTGCCTGTGCCAGGAATATTATTGGGGTCATCCCCTACTTCCCCTACAGCAAGCAGAGCAAGATGAGGAAAAGGGGTTCCATTGTGTGCAAGCTCCTAGCATCCATGCTGGCGAAAGCAG gttTAACTCACATTATCACTATGGATCTTCATCAAAAGGAAATACAAGGCTTTTTCAGCTTTCCCGTGGACAACCTTAGAGCCTCACCTTTCCTGCTTCAGTatatccaggaagaa ATTCCAAATTACAGAAATGCAGTCATTGTAGCTAAGTCTCCTGATGCCGCAAAGAG GGCCCAGTCCTATGCGGAGAGACTGCGTCTGGGTTTGGCCGTCATCCACGGGGAAGCTCAGTGCACGGAACTGGACATGGACGATGGTCGTCACTCCCCGCCTATGGTCAAAAACGCTACTGTGCACCCAGGCCTGGAGTTGCCGT tGATGATGGCCAAAGAGAAGCCACCGATAACTGTAGTTGGAGATGTTGGAGGCCGCATTGCAATCATCGTG GATGACATTATTGATGATGTGGAGAGTTTTGTTGCTGCCGCGGAGATCCTGAAAGAGAGAGGCGCCTATAAGATCTATGTCATGGCCACCCACGGCATCCTGTCTGCAGAGGCCCCCCGCCTGATTGAGGAGTCCTCCGTAGACGAG GTGGTGGTGACGAATACTGTCCCTCATGAGGTTCAGAAGCTGCAGTGTCCCAAGATAAAGACTGTGGATATCAGTTTGATTCTTTCTGAAGCCATTCGGAGAATCCACAATGGAGAGTCCATGGCCTACCTTTTCCGAAACATCACTGTGGATGACTAG